Sequence from the Cuniculiplasma divulgatum genome:
TACGTTCCATCAGGATGTCAAGCTGGTTTCCACTGCATTTGAGTCCCAGGCTGTTGAGCCTGCTGGCAAGTGCATGTTTTCCCGTGTACTTGTCAATGGTGAAACTCCTGTCCCGCCCAAGGAAGGATGGATCGATGAATTCATATGTTGAAGGGTTGTTCACAATCCCGGCAACGTGCACTCCTGATTTATGCGTGAAAGCATACTTCCCAGTAACAGGGTAATTGGGCTGTAATTTGATTCCACTGAATCTCTCGACCATTTCTGATACCCCGGCAAGCTTTGTCAGGTCTGCAGCCTCTATGGACATGTGATATTTCAACGCCACAGCAATAACCTGCGTCGGCGTGATTCCCACTCTTTCACCCAATCCGTTTACTGTGGCATGAATGATTGTTGCCCCTCCTTCAACTGCTGCAAGAGAGTTCCCCATTGCATTACCCAAATCATTATGGGCATGTATGTCAAACTCAAGTCTTGGGAAGGACCTCGACAGTCGCCGGAACATGGCCCTCGTCCTCCATGGCAGCATAATTCCCACCGTGTCGGCTATACCAATTCGATCTGCTCCTGCAGATTCTGCAGTACGTATCACATCTGTAAGATAGCCCCAGTCCGTCCTGGATGCATCTTCCGGAGTGAATCTTACCTTTACACCCTGGGATCTCGCCCTTTCTACACCCTCGCCTATTATCTGAAGTGCCTCTTCCTGGGTCCTGTGGGTTTTTGAAGAAAGATGTGTTCCACTGACTCCATAGAAAATGGCCACCCTGTCCACTCCTGTGGATACTGCAAGGTCAATGTCGGACGCAAGTGATCTGCTGTGGGCTATGAGCTCAGAGGATATCATGCCCTGGTCTTTCATCCTGACTATCTGCCTGATGCCTTCCAGTACATCTGGTGAAACGGATGGATGTCCTGTTTCTATCATTCTCACACCCAGATCAGATAGGCTCCGTGCGATCATGACCCTCTGTTCAACAGAGAAATTAACTCCAGGGGTCTGCTCACCTTCTCTCAGGGTAGTATCAAGGATTCCTGCGTATCTTTTGGTCATCATTGCAAAATTATCAAGAACATATATAATAGCTTATTGACCAATACTGGTCAAACATATCATAAATTAAACTTAATTTCAATTTTCAGTTAAAGTTTCAAAGATTCTTCAGGATTGAAGCGGTAACATCGACCGTCCCTGCTTTCCCGCCCATATCAGGTGTAAGGCTCCCTGCAGATTCCAGTATCCTGTGAACTGAGTCATCAACCGCCCTGTGTGCATCCATGAGCATCTTATCCTGATGCCTATTTGCCAGCCACTCAAAGAGCATTGAAACCGAGAGAATTTCAGAAAGAGGGTTTGCAAATCCTTTACCGGCAATGTCAGGTGCTGTCCCATGTGAAGCCTGTGCCATTGCCCAGTTATCGCCGAAATTAAGTGACGGGGCAATTCCCAGGCTCCCGGCCACAGCCGCTGCCTCGTCCGAGAGTATGTCACCGTACATGTTGGTGGTGGCTATGACATCGAACTTGTCCGGGTGGAGTATCAGGTCGTATGCGACCGAGTCCACCAGCCGATCTTCGGAGAGGATGTCATGGCAATCCGCAGCCTTCTTTCTGAACTCTTCCAGGAACAGCCCATCCGTAACACTGAGCACATTGCCCTTGTGAACCGCTGTCACCTTTTTTCTCCTGGTGGCCGCATAACGGAATGCGACATCGCTGATCTTGGCCATTTTCTCCCTTGTTATTACACGCACTGAAAGTGCCACATCCCTGGTGGGCATGAATTCCCCACTGCCCAGGAACATGTTTCTATCGGCATAAAATCCCTGGGTGTTCTCCCTGACTATAAGCGTGTCAATGGGATCAAGTCTTCCCCTCAGGTATGTTCTCACCGGCCTGATGTTGGCGTAGAGATCAAAATGGGTCCTTATGGCACCTGACGGACTCTTCTGCCCCTTTGAACCGGGATAACTGCCAACTTCCAGTGGCCCCAGTATGAGCCCATCTGACATTTCAATCTTCTTAAGAACCTCATCTGTGAGGGGTTTGCCCCACAACTGGAATGATTCCCATCCAACCGGCACCTTACTGAAAGATATAAGGCCGGATGAACCAAGCCTGTCCATTGCTGCGGAAAACACAGAAACAGCTGACTCCACCACCTCTGGTCCGATGCCGTCTCCGGCAGCCACGCTTATGTCGTATTTATCCTTCATACTGAATCCTTTGTCCTCACAGCGGCTCGCTGTCAATATATCCATTGGATCTGAGCACTTCTATTATGCCGCCTGACCTCACGATATTCATCAACAGGTCTGGAATCCTGTTGAATTCTCTCACTGATCCGTCCTGTTCCCTTGTTACAGTGCAGTGCTGGAAGTCAACCTGTATGATATCACCCTCGGCGATCCATTGCGTAATCCCGTCCATACGCAAAACCGGTAGCCCACAGTTAACGGCGTTTCTCATGAAAAGTCCGTTGACGGTTTCTGCCATCACCAGCACTATACCGAGACCCACAAGATTTGCCGCTGCTGGTCGAGAAGAGCCCACCCCGAAATTCCGGCCTGCAACGATGATGTCACCCCTATTAACCTGGGAGGCCCATCCGGGCCTGTTTGCCCACATTGTATACTTTGGCCTGTCTTTCTCCGGAAGCGTATAGCAAATGTGGGGATACATGAGGTCTGTGTTTATGTCGTCTCCAAAACCCCACACCCTTCCCCTGATCTTATCGTCCATCTATGAACCTCCAGGGATGCTGCTGGGGCTCACTATCTCACCTGCAACTGCCGAGGCCGCCACTGTGGCGGAGGATGCCATGTATATTCTGGCATCTCTGGAACCCATCCTTCCCTTGAAATTCCTGGTTGTTGATGTTATGGCAGTTTCTCCGTCAGCAAGGAGACCCATGTGGCCACCCATGCATGATCCGCAGGTTGGATTGGTCACGATCCCTCCGGCCTTCACTATTGTTGGGATGTAGCCAAGTTCCATCCCCCTTAGATAGATGGACTGGGTGGCAGGCGTCACAATCAGCCTTGTTCCTGGATGCACCTTTCTTCCCTTGAGAATCCTTGCAGCCACTTCCAGATCGGACAGTTTCCCGTTGGCACATGATCCGATGGTGCACTGGTCAACCTTGATTCCCTGTATGTCATCCACCGGCCTGGTATTCCCGGCAACAGAATCTGGTAGTGCGGCCATGGGCACCACCTCGGACATATCAAGCTGGTATGCGCCTGCATAACTGGCAGATGGGTCAGGAGACACCGGGGAATATTCCTGAACTCCCCGTTCCTGAACATAGGACCGCAGTACCTCATCACCTGGAAAGACGGCAAATTCCACACTCAGTTCAGCACACATGGTTGAGATAACCGTCCTCTGATCCATGTTCAGGGCCATCACACCGTCTCCTGCAAATTCAATATTCATGTTGGGCATATCCCCAAGGTCACCAGCCATTTTCAGGAAAACATCCTTTGCTTCGGACATTCCTGAAAGTTTTCCAGAAAGGTCAACCTTAAGTGTTTCACCCACAGCAAACCACGTTTTTCCGGTGCACATGACCTGCATGAGTTCTGGCGTTCCAAGTCCTCTGCTCAGCATGTTGAATGCCCCGGCAGCCACAGAATGGGAATCTGTATTGGCAACAATCTGGCCGGGATAGAACCATCCTGACTCGGCGGCAAAGGCGTGAGCTATTCCTCCAGACCCGTAGTCATAGAAATCATTCAGGTTCAGTCTCTTCACCAGCTTTCGTATCTTGGCAGTGCCATTGGCCATCTCCACGTTTGGCGCAGGTACAAAGTGATCGAAAACAACGCTGATCTTTGATGGGTCAAAGACCCTTGCCGGTGGATTCTGGATCAGTTCAGGATGCTGGCCCGCTATGTCAAGCAGGATCACTCTGTCCACGGACACGGTTACTATGTCGCCCGGTTCCACCTTCCCTGAACTGTCCGAAGAATGTGAGGAAAGTATCTTCTCAGCAATATTCAGGTAGTCCCTCTCCTCTTTTCACTGATCACCTGGCCTTCCTTTCGGCCTCGTTCCAGATTCAACAGTGCGTCTGCAACTATTTCGGCGCTTCTCCATACTTCCTCAAGCGATATTTCCTCCAGTTCCGTATGTGAAAGCTGAGGGTTGCCTGGCCCATAGGTCACGCACGGTATTTTCCATCTTGACCCAAGTATGTTCATATCGCCGCTCCCGCTCTTGAATAGCAACTGCGCTTCACTTCCGGTGTTCTTTCTCACAGATTCCTTGAAGGCTGAGATCAGAGGCGTCTTCAGCCCTGAAACATAAGGTTCCACACTGCTTCTGATCATGAAAGATGGTTCAGAAGCGGTGGAGGATTTCACCAGGTCCAGTATTTCTGAAAGGACGTCATCCTGCTTTCTGGATGGAGGGTATCTTACATCAAGGGTCATCGCGGCATTTGAAGGGGTCATGTTGTCCGCCTCCCCTGCCCTTATGGATGTCAGCGCAGCTGAAACCTTTGAAAATTCCCTGTTCTTTCCAAGTTTATCCCTGACTGAATTCCATGCCTCCACGGCAGATTCCACAGCACTCTGGCCCAGCCAGGGAGCACTGGCATGCACCTGCCCTGACCTGAATTCCATATCCAGAAGGATGCGCCCACGGTAGCCCACTGTTATGCCTGTTACTGCAGAGGGTTCGCCAAAAATGGCATAGTCTGATCTGGGCTGGCTGGAGGCTACTTCAATAATGCCCTTGCCAGGTCCCTCCTCACCCACAGCAGCAATCATACGTATGGTTCCGCTGAATCCTCTCTGTTTCGCCATCGACACGCCAAACATCAGCGATACCAGTGAGGATTTTGCATCCGTTGCCCCCCTTCCATAAAGAGTGCCTCCATCCTCCCTCACAGGTAGCTGGCCGGGGACAGTGTCTATGTGCCCGCAGACAAGAATTTCCGGAGATCCGCCGCTGAAAATGGAAACACCATTACCGGCCCTGTCCACAAAGAATTCGTCTGCGCCCAGGCGCAACATTTCCCTTCCAAAGTATTCTACAGCCTTCTCCTCATTCCCTGTTGGAGAATATATATCCACAAGCTCTTTCACCACCCTGTCTGTGGGATGCGTCACCTGAGAACCTCCCTGACATAATCCATGATTTCGCTGGGAACATCCACCTGTGCTACCCTGACAGTGTTCTTGAACTCCGTAGTGCTGTTCACCTCGTGTACCACATAGCCATTTTCAGTTTCCATGATGTCAACCCCGAAAACGCCTTTCCCAACACTTCTTGCCGCCCTTATGGATATGTCCTCAAGTTCCGGTGTGATGGGACATTTCTCGGCTCTACCGCCAATTGCCGTGTTGGTCCTCCAGTCATCGTCCGACTGGTATCTGTAGATTCCTCCGATGACCCTGTCCCCCACAACGAATGTTCTGATGTCCCTGGGCGGCCGTTTTACGAATTCCTGAAGATAGAAGATGGAATATAACGGGTACATGTATTCCCTGTCCTCCATTACGGCCGATGCAGCCGTCCTGTCATTGAGAAGCGCAACCATCCTTCCCCAGCTCCCTGTAACAGGTTTCAGGACCGCCCTGCCTCCGAACTTGGAGGAAAACTGCTTCATGGCTGTAGGGTAAGAGGCTGCCACTGAAGTCTTTGGAGTTGGCACGCCATTCTTCACCAGGGCAAGTGATGTCAGCATCTTGTTTCCCGCCACATCAATGGTGTTGAAGTCGTTTATGACCTTCTGCCCCTTGAACTCCAGATAGGCTGTTGAATGCAGGCCGCGATAGTAGGAAGTGCACCTCTGGAGAGTCACGGATCCGTATTCTCCAGGCAGTGGCGCATCAAGGTCCATATCCATGTCCTTGACATCCACCATGTTGATCTCCATGCCCCGGTCCTGGCCGGCCTTGAGCAATGCCTTTTCCTCCCATCTCACAAGATCATAAACCATTGAGATTTTCATTCTGCCCCACTCCGCTTTAGCTGGCCATCAAGAGCCCCCTTTATTTCCACGATGGCCTCATCCACCTGTTCCCTTGTGAGGATGTAGGGCGGAAGCATCCTTATGATGTTGATACCGGAGTACAGGGTTATGACGCCCCTGTCCAGAAGATTCATC
This genomic interval carries:
- a CDS encoding isocitrate/isopropylmalate family dehydrogenase encodes the protein MKDKYDISVAAGDGIGPEVVESAVSVFSAAMDRLGSSGLISFSKVPVGWESFQLWGKPLTDEVLKKIEMSDGLILGPLEVGSYPGSKGQKSPSGAIRTHFDLYANIRPVRTYLRGRLDPIDTLIVRENTQGFYADRNMFLGSGEFMPTRDVALSVRVITREKMAKISDVAFRYAATRRKKVTAVHKGNVLSVTDGLFLEEFRKKAADCHDILSEDRLVDSVAYDLILHPDKFDVIATTNMYGDILSDEAAAVAGSLGIAPSLNFGDNWAMAQASHGTAPDIAGKGFANPLSEILSVSMLFEWLANRHQDKMLMDAHRAVDDSVHRILESAGSLTPDMGGKAGTVDVTASILKNL
- a CDS encoding 3-isopropylmalate dehydratase; the protein is MDDKIRGRVWGFGDDINTDLMYPHICYTLPEKDRPKYTMWANRPGWASQVNRGDIIVAGRNFGVGSSRPAAANLVGLGIVLVMAETVNGLFMRNAVNCGLPVLRMDGITQWIAEGDIIQVDFQHCTVTREQDGSVREFNRIPDLLMNIVRSGGIIEVLRSNGYIDSEPL
- a CDS encoding aconitase/3-isopropylmalate dehydratase large subunit family protein translates to MNIAEKILSSHSSDSSGKVEPGDIVTVSVDRVILLDIAGQHPELIQNPPARVFDPSKISVVFDHFVPAPNVEMANGTAKIRKLVKRLNLNDFYDYGSGGIAHAFAAESGWFYPGQIVANTDSHSVAAGAFNMLSRGLGTPELMQVMCTGKTWFAVGETLKVDLSGKLSGMSEAKDVFLKMAGDLGDMPNMNIEFAGDGVMALNMDQRTVISTMCAELSVEFAVFPGDEVLRSYVQERGVQEYSPVSPDPSASYAGAYQLDMSEVVPMAALPDSVAGNTRPVDDIQGIKVDQCTIGSCANGKLSDLEVAARILKGRKVHPGTRLIVTPATQSIYLRGMELGYIPTIVKAGGIVTNPTCGSCMGGHMGLLADGETAITSTTRNFKGRMGSRDARIYMASSATVAASAVAGEIVSPSSIPGGS
- the lysS gene encoding homocitrate synthase: MMTKRYAGILDTTLREGEQTPGVNFSVEQRVMIARSLSDLGVRMIETGHPSVSPDVLEGIRQIVRMKDQGMISSELIAHSRSLASDIDLAVSTGVDRVAIFYGVSGTHLSSKTHRTQEEALQIIGEGVERARSQGVKVRFTPEDASRTDWGYLTDVIRTAESAGADRIGIADTVGIMLPWRTRAMFRRLSRSFPRLEFDIHAHNDLGNAMGNSLAAVEGGATIIHATVNGLGERVGITPTQVIAVALKYHMSIEAADLTKLAGVSEMVERFSGIKLQPNYPVTGKYAFTHKSGVHVAGIVNNPSTYEFIDPSFLGRDRSFTIDKYTGKHALASRLNSLGLKCSGNQLDILMERIKGSPETSSFADDAIISMARELQSTSADEVRANSHTA
- the lysX gene encoding lysine biosynthesis protein LysX; this encodes MKISMVYDLVRWEEKALLKAGQDRGMEINMVDVKDMDMDLDAPLPGEYGSVTLQRCTSYYRGLHSTAYLEFKGQKVINDFNTIDVAGNKMLTSLALVKNGVPTPKTSVAASYPTAMKQFSSKFGGRAVLKPVTGSWGRMVALLNDRTAASAVMEDREYMYPLYSIFYLQEFVKRPPRDIRTFVVGDRVIGGIYRYQSDDDWRTNTAIGGRAEKCPITPELEDISIRAARSVGKGVFGVDIMETENGYVVHEVNSTTEFKNTVRVAQVDVPSEIMDYVREVLR
- a CDS encoding M20/M25/M40 family metallo-hydrolase, with the translated sequence MTHPTDRVVKELVDIYSPTGNEEKAVEYFGREMLRLGADEFFVDRAGNGVSIFSGGSPEILVCGHIDTVPGQLPVREDGGTLYGRGATDAKSSLVSLMFGVSMAKQRGFSGTIRMIAAVGEEGPGKGIIEVASSQPRSDYAIFGEPSAVTGITVGYRGRILLDMEFRSGQVHASAPWLGQSAVESAVEAWNSVRDKLGKNREFSKVSAALTSIRAGEADNMTPSNAAMTLDVRYPPSRKQDDVLSEILDLVKSSTASEPSFMIRSSVEPYVSGLKTPLISAFKESVRKNTGSEAQLLFKSGSGDMNILGSRWKIPCVTYGPGNPQLSHTELEEISLEEVWRSAEIVADALLNLERGRKEGQVISEKRRGTT